The nucleotide window AACAATGCGCAAGGCTTCCACCACATCACCGCGTACCGGGTCTAATTTCTTGAAAGATAATGGAAGCTTAACCTGAAACTTTTCCGAACCTATTTTTAAACCAACCAAAACATTCAGTGGTGATTCTGCTTCAGGTAAACCGATCAGTGTTTCATCCGGAACAGAGAAAGTTGCCGCATTCGCAGGTGGTTTTGCCAGCCAGTAAGGTTCTGTAAGGGCTGCATCCGTAGGAATCTGAATGTCATGCTGAATGGTAATCAGAGAATCTTTTGATAATAGCCTGTTCAAGCTTTCTGATTGATTTAACCATTTAACATTCTCTAAAACGACAGGATCTGCTGACCTTGAAATCAGATTTAACCGGAAATTATAATGATCCCCGGCAACTGCTTCAGCCTGATTGGTAGCTACCTCACCCATAAACCCGGCACAGCTTAAAATAATATGGTCAAGAGATTTAATTTTATCTTTTTTCAGGTCTGAATCCTTCAGCATCATTATCTTTTTTCGCAAAGCAAGTAACGCAGGCAGGCTCTGTTCAGGAGTATTAAAATTGAAAGCGGTAATAATTTGATCCAGTGCCTTGTCAATATCAGCATTTCCCTGTGAAGTCCAGGTTTTAGTTACTCCGTCAAAAAGCGTTGTTTTTGCAGGTTCGCCAACAACATGTGAAAAATATTCAGTTCTGATGCCGGCTACAGACTGCGTTCCTGCACCCTGGCTTTTATGTAAGCTTCTGCTTAATCCGGCCAGTTCACCATATCCCATTCCCAGTTGCGCATCATATTGCCCAACGGTAACCTTCAATTGATTTTCAGCAGTTGTATTGACTCCGCCAAAGCGGAAGGTATTCCACAATACACGTTTTGGCTGCCATACATTCACATATTTCAGCTGATCCGGGAAAGCGTTTTTATCGCCTGCCAGCTTAAAAGCTTTTTCTGCCACCACCGCCGAAGCCGCATGCTGTCCGTGACCCGCCGCCGCAGTAGGAGGAAAACGGCAAATAATAACATCCGGACGGAATTGACGGATTACCCAGACTACATCTGCCGTAATACTGTCTGCATTCCATTGTTTAAAAGTATCCGTTGTATTTTTGGAAAATCCGAAATCAATTGCACGGGTAAAAAACTGCTGAGCACCATCTAATTTTCTTGCTTCCAAAAGCTCATGTGTTCTGATTAACCCCAAGGCTGCCCCCTGCTCTGTGCCCAATAAATTCTGTCCGCCATCTCCTCTGGTTAAAGACAGATAGCCTGTTTCAACATTCTGATCGTTGATTAACCAGGAGAGCAATCCTGTATTTTCATCATCAGGATGTGCCGCAAGGTATAAGACTTTGGGAAGATGTTTAAGGGTTTTGAGGTCGCGGTAAATTTCAGATGATTTTAAA belongs to Chryseobacterium gleum and includes:
- a CDS encoding PIG-L family deacetylase codes for the protein MFKKVSTVFILGFYTVFCSAQQIRPLKSSEIYRDLKTLKHLPKVLYLAAHPDDENTGLLSWLINDQNVETGYLSLTRGDGGQNLLGTEQGAALGLIRTHELLEARKLDGAQQFFTRAIDFGFSKNTTDTFKQWNADSITADVVWVIRQFRPDVIICRFPPTAAAGHGQHAASAVVAEKAFKLAGDKNAFPDQLKYVNVWQPKRVLWNTFRFGGVNTTAENQLKVTVGQYDAQLGMGYGELAGLSRSLHKSQGAGTQSVAGIRTEYFSHVVGEPAKTTLFDGVTKTWTSQGNADIDKALDQIITAFNFNTPEQSLPALLALRKKIMMLKDSDLKKDKIKSLDHIILSCAGFMGEVATNQAEAVAGDHYNFRLNLISRSADPVVLENVKWLNQSESLNRLLSKDSLITIQHDIQIPTDAALTEPYWLAKPPANAATFSVPDETLIGLPEAESPLNVLVGLKIGSEKFQVKLPLSFKKLDPVRGDVVEALRIVPAVELKFTQPLYLVKENEDLHLSLHLKVNSDKQLGKGNLNLMYNGEKLGGTDVNSFNGKDFTVDYVIPKSRLASINSSRLQLDANFVADGVTYNKKQVLIQYPHLPSLQYFAPAMVTVMKGDIQAKIKKVGYIEGAGDFIPEFLRIAGVQVEVLKDGDFYGNTDASGSNQNKLSQYDAIVLGVRANNTEKKLGRWMPFLYSYVKEGGNLVMQYNTNQDTTVDQLGMYNFSIANKRVTEENATVTFLNPNHKLLNFPNKITADDFKGWVQERGAYFPAQWDAAYEPLFEMHDTDEEPLKGSTLYARYGKGNFIYTPLAFFRQLPAGNVGAARLFFNFLSAQKN